The Hydrogenispora ethanolica nucleotide sequence CCAATCATCTTTCTCCCCTCCGCTTCATCATCCACCCGCTCCCCGGACCGGCCTCGCGGCGGTCTTGTCTTTCTTACCCTTCATCCGTCTCGGACGCGCCGGGCAACCACTCCAGAATATCCCCGGGCTGGCACCCCAGATAACGGCAGATGGCGTCCAGGGTGGAAAAGCGGACCGCTTTGGCCTTGCCGCTCTTCAGAATGGACAGATTGGCCATGGTGATCCCCACCTGCTCGGCCAATTCGGTCAATGACACCCTTTTTTCGAGCATGACCCGGTCCAAACGCACTCTGATACTCATGGGCTCTTTCTCCTTCAAGCATTGATGGCCGCGCTAAATGGTCAAGTCCTGTTCCGCCTGGAGCAAGGCGCCCTGGCGGAAGATCTCGGCCAGGACCAGCAATACCAGACCCATAAAGATCCCGCCGATATTGAGGTTGCCCTTTCCGTGAAAAACTACGCCTGGAACCGTCACATTCTCCATGACCAGCCAGCCCAAGACCAGCCCGGACAGGAATTGGACGCCGGCCCCGGCGAAGATCAGCAGGCCGATCCGGCTGATGCGCCGGGCATTCTCGAGGCCGAAAGGGCTCCCCGCCGCCAGGGTGGCGAAGATCCGCCGCACCTGCTGCAGGATTCCCAGGCCCAGACAGAGCATGATCAGGCCAAACGCCATAAAAGCAATGATCATCACCTTCGGTTCCTGCACCGCCGCCGCGGGGAAGACCACCTGAAGGAGCTCGGTCTCCAGCGTGAATTGGGGCGACCGGAGCCCCGGCGGCGGCCCGAATCCGATCAAGAGCCCTGTGAACAGCACCGCTAAGATTGTCAGCGCAATCCCGGCGTACCAGGCGATATTGAGCGCCAGCCGCAGATACCAGGCGATGGAATGCTTCCCGAGATATTTCATGACTCTCCTCCTTACCGGAATTTCATTGGAAAATTCCCTGAATTGCTTTCCATCTTAACCCATTTATTATCGTTTGTCAATTAAACTTTATTGAAGAACAATAAATATCAATCGAATTTTCACGAATATCCCCGCCCACCCGCAATAAAAAAAGCCTACCGTCCGGCGGCAATGTCGTCAAGTGATAATTACATATTTTGGAACGAAACGCTATCCGTCCAGTATACAGCGATAAATGGGGGGAATTTGAGGTGTCAAAAAACAACCTCACCCCGGCCCTCTCGACGATGTCATTCAAAAAAGCGGATTCAGCGGAGAGGGATGACGGAGCTTGAAACTTGGGTCTCTTGAAAGCTTCAGCGAATGGCCTAAAAGATAGACCCGAGTTTTGGGCGATTCACCTCTCCCCGTCGAATACTCATCTCAAATTGGCATCGCCGGGGAGAGGCCGGGAGAGAGGTCGCTTTTGGAGTTCGAGCTTTTCATAAAATATATTTCCTTTTTTTGCCACGATAGCTTGATCCTGAATCCGTGACCTCTTTAGACTACCAGGCAAAATTGTAAGAATTGCGATAGCGTTTCGCCCGGGTATAAACGGATTCGTCACGGATTCGGGTTGATGACATTGCCGTCCGGCGGTAGGCCTCGTTGCATGCCGGTCAGGGCCCGGCCGGCACGGTCAGGGCCTCGCTCAGTGCCCGGACCAGTTCGGCCAGGGCCTGGAATACGGCGTCCATTTGGGCGCGGGTGATCCCGTCGACATGAATGCCGCAAGTGACCACCACGTTCCGGTTCAGCTTGGCGGCAAGCTCCTGGGAGACGTAGCGCGCCGCCTCATCGTCCTTATGCCCGACCCGGGTCAGGACGGAGGTCGAGGCGCTGACCGCTTTGGGATCCGCCAGGCTGGGCCGGGGCACGCTCAGGGTCACCGCGCCGATGTGCGGACTGTCCCCGCCGGCAATGATGACGCAGAGATCCGGCCCAATCTCCAGCGCTTTCAGCTGGATTGGTACTCCCGCTCTGGTAATGGTTAAATCAATCATGGCGTCTCCTCACCAAGGCTCCTCGCCGGCGGCGGACCGGGCCGCCACCGGAATCTGCAGCTCGCACAGATCGGCGCCTTCCTCGTTATTCAAATAAAACGTAGTATCCAAATAACAGACATCGATCACATCGCCGGTGATCGTCAGCCGCTGTTCGGCGATCCAGCCGGTCAGCCGCTCCAGATGCTTCAGGTCATAGGGCATGCCGTACTTATACATGCAGGCGTATTGGCCGCCCGGCACCAGGATGGTATTCTCGACCGGGAGGTCGCTAAACGGCAGGGTGAAAAAGACTCCCGCGCCC carries:
- a CDS encoding DUF2975 domain-containing protein yields the protein MKYLGKHSIAWYLRLALNIAWYAGIALTILAVLFTGLLIGFGPPPGLRSPQFTLETELLQVVFPAAAVQEPKVMIIAFMAFGLIMLCLGLGILQQVRRIFATLAAGSPFGLENARRISRIGLLIFAGAGVQFLSGLVLGWLVMENVTVPGVVFHGKGNLNIGGIFMGLVLLVLAEIFRQGALLQAEQDLTI
- a CDS encoding proteasome assembly chaperone 4 family protein, with translation MIDLTITRAGVPIQLKALEIGPDLCVIIAGGDSPHIGAVTLSVPRPSLADPKAVSASTSVLTRVGHKDDEAARYVSQELAAKLNRNVVVTCGIHVDGITRAQMDAVFQALAELVRALSEALTVPAGP
- a CDS encoding helix-turn-helix domain-containing protein is translated as MSIRVRLDRVMLEKRVSLTELAEQVGITMANLSILKSGKAKAVRFSTLDAICRYLGCQPGDILEWLPGASETDEG